GTTCGTGCCGATCTCGCTCCAGAACTGCTCGGCCATGGCGCGCGCCGCCTCGCCGGGGCCGTGCACCGCCCCGCGCGGGTGCCACATGATCGTGGTGCCCTCCATCGGCTGGCCCGCGATGCTGCCGCCGTGCAGGAAGCCGATCTCGTCGAAGTCGACGTTGCGGTGGTAGTAGGGCAGACGCGCGGCCTCGCGGTCGCGCTGCATCGGGCTGGGCACGAAGTTGCACAGCACCCAGCCCTCCGCGCAGACCAGCCCGAAGGCCGAGGGCGGCACGTGGTTGCGGTCGGCGGTCACCGGGCGGAAGTCGGTGTTGTGGAAGCGGAACGGGAACAGGTCGCCCTTCCAGCCGACCACGTCGATCGGGTGCTGGTCGAAGAAGAACGCGGTGACTCGCCCGTCGCGCTTCACGCGCACCTCGTACTCGGGGCGGCCGTCGCCCTGCATGGCCTTGGGCTCGGGCACGGCGATGACCTCGGGGTCGTAGGGATTGTGCCGGCCCAGGTTCGGGTGCTCGATCAGGCCGATCTCGCCGCGTGACTCGAGCCGCAGGAAGTAGTTGTCGCGGCTCACCGGGACGACGCGGTGGGTGACTCCCTTGGGCAGCACCACGTAGTCGCCGGGGCGGAACTCGAGCGGGCCGAACTCGGTCTCGAACGTGCCCTCGCCGCGGTGCACGAAGTACAGCTCGTCGGCGTCGGCGTTGCGCGCGAACCAGGGCATGGCCTCGCTGCGCCGGCTCACCGAGACGGTCAGGTCGTCGTTCCAGAACAGCCGCGTGGGCGCGCCGCGCGGGTTCGTGCGGTCGGTGGTGTCGACGCGCTCGCCGTCGACGTCGCCGGGCGCGAAGTCACCCTCCACGCGCACCCAGCCGGTCGGCTCGTTCAGCCGGTACAGGTTGGCCACGCGGCCGTGGAAGCCGCCGCGGCCCAGCTCCTCCTCCTTCAGGCCCTTGGGCACGGCCACGTGCGCCTGCTTCGGAGTGACGCCCTTGGCCAGGTGGATCCAGGAGTTCTTCATGTGAACAACACGTCGTGGGCGTACTTGGTGTCGACGTACTCTTTCACCGCCGTGATCTTCCCGCGCCGCGTCTTGAACACGAAGTGGTAGTGATTGCGGTAGTCACGGCCCTTGGCGGTCTTCGCGCTGAGCACGAACTGCACGCACACCGTGTTGCCCTCGGCGACCATCTCCTGCACGTCGATCCGCATGGGGACCGTCTGGTCGTACAGGCCGATGCCGCTGCCCATGAGCTCGAGCACCTTGGCCTTGCCCTCGTAAGTGCCCGCCATGTCCGAGCCGGGCGGCACCCACCAGGTCACGTCGTCGGCCAGCAGGTCCGGCAGCTTCGGGTCGCCGGTCTGGATGCGCTTGAAATAGGTCTTGATCAGCTTCTTGGCTTCGCTCGCCATGATTCTGCTCCTAACTCGAAGACGGGAAGGTCGGGCGGGAACTCGATCGCGTCGCTCCAGCCGGGGATGTCGGGGCGCGGGCCGTCGAGCGCGATGACCCCCGCGATCCGCTCGGGAAACGCGAGCGCTGCGCCCAGCGCCAGCGTCGCGCCCTCGCGGTGACCGACCAGGAACACCGGCGGCTCGAGCTCGGCCACGAGTGACTCGAGCTGCGCCAGACTGTCGCCGAAGCTCGCGGGCTCCGGCCGCCCCGCGTCGTCGCTCCGGAACCAGGAGTGACCCGCGTATGCACGCCAGCGCGGGTCCTCGGGCGCGGCGCTGGCGTGGAACGGGTCGCGCGCGCGCGGCGCCTGCGGCGCGACGGCGTCGCGGCCCAGCGCGTGCGCCAGCGCCCACAGCTCGCCGGCATCGGCGCCGTCGGCGTGCAGCGCCACCACGGTGCCGCCACCCCGGCCGAGCCGTTCGCGCCGCGCGAGCTGGCAGCGGCTCATGCCAGCTCCTTCACCGGCTCGCGCGCCGCCGCCTCGCCCGCGATGAAGCCGAAAGTCACTGCCGGGCCGAGCGTGCCCCCGCCCGCGTAGTAGTAGGGACCGGTCGGCGAGGCCACGCAGTTGCCCGCGCCGAACAGGCCCGCGATCGGCTGGCCCAGCGCGTCGAGCACGCGCGCGCTCTTGTCGATCTCCGGGCCGCCGTTCGTGTCGAGCGTGCCGGGCGCGAGGATGATCGCGTACAGCGGCCCGGCCTCGGAGATCGGATACAGGGTGAGGTTCTTGGCCGGCAGCTTGTGCTTCGTGCCGGGGTTCGCGAACGACCAGATCTTGGTGTGCCACTCGCGGTCGTAGACGCTGGCGCCGCGCTGGAACTCGCGGTCGACGCCGCGCTCGGCGTCGGCATTGAACTGCTTCAGGGTCGCGCCGAGTGACTCGCCGAAGGCCGCGTCGAGCCGCACGCCGCCGGTCCGCGGCGCGAGCCGCGCGAGCCGTTCGTCGAGCGCCTTGACCAGCGCGGCCCGGTTCGCCGCCTGGACCACGTAGGGCGCCGACA
The window above is part of the Myxococcota bacterium genome. Proteins encoded here:
- a CDS encoding homogentisate 1,2-dioxygenase — translated: MKNSWIHLAKGVTPKQAHVAVPKGLKEEELGRGGFHGRVANLYRLNEPTGWVRVEGDFAPGDVDGERVDTTDRTNPRGAPTRLFWNDDLTVSVSRRSEAMPWFARNADADELYFVHRGEGTFETEFGPLEFRPGDYVVLPKGVTHRVVPVSRDNYFLRLESRGEIGLIEHPNLGRHNPYDPEVIAVPEPKAMQGDGRPEYEVRVKRDGRVTAFFFDQHPIDVVGWKGDLFPFRFHNTDFRPVTADRNHVPPSAFGLVCAEGWVLCNFVPSPMQRDREAARLPYYHRNVDFDEIGFLHGGSIAGQPMEGTTIMWHPRGAVHGPGEAARAMAEQFWSEIGTNDIQAVNVDCVRPLSVAPEAMAAKRDHVQLTVRKDAT
- a CDS encoding nuclear transport factor 2 family protein; this encodes MASEAKKLIKTYFKRIQTGDPKLPDLLADDVTWWVPPGSDMAGTYEGKAKVLELMGSGIGLYDQTVPMRIDVQEMVAEGNTVCVQFVLSAKTAKGRDYRNHYHFVFKTRRGKITAVKEYVDTKYAHDVLFT